GAGAAGAGtataaaactttttaaaaagatGCCTGAAAAGGATGTTTCGAGTTGGAATACAATCATTGATGGGCTTATGCGACGTGGGTTTGAATATGATGCCCTTGAGCTCCTATGTCAAATGACCTCATGTGGGCCTTCGTTTAACAAAGTTACGTTTTCTATATCATTCGCATTGATGTCTTCGCTTAGAAATCTCGAATTAGGGAGGCAACTCCATGGTAAagtgaggaggttgttgatatatGAAGATGCGCTTGTGAGGGCCTCGCTAATTGATATGTATTGCAAATGCGGGCAAATGGAGAAGGCTTCTAGGATTTTCCAAGAATTACACCAAGGTGCTGTGGAAGTACAATATTCACATTCTGTTCCGTGGAGTACAATTATATCAGGTTATATTCACAATGGCATGCTGAAAGATGCTTTAGAAGTTTTTTGCTCCATGGTGCGTGATCAATTGGAAGTTGATGTGTTTACACTGTCAAGCATTCTTAGTGCTTGTGCAAATAGTGAGCTTTTGGAACTTGGGCAGCAGATTCACGGCTATGTCCAAAAACTTGGACACATATGGGACATATTTTTGATTTCAGCAATTATTGACATGTATGCCAAATGCGGAAAGTTAAATGCTGCTTGGTTGTCTTTTGAGCAAACCCAATCTCGGAATATCGTGGTGTGGACGACTATGATAAACAGTTATGCTATACATGGAAAAGGAGCAGAGGCTGTTCAGCTTTTTGAGCTTATGTTGAATCAGAGGATTGCACCAAATGAAGTAAGTTTCGTTAGCGTCTTAACTGCATGTAGTCATGCAGGTTTGGTGAAAGACGGGTGCAAGTATTTTAGGTTGATGAAACAAGTTTATGGCATCAACCCTTGTGTCGAACATTTCACTTGTATGGTTGATCTTTTTGGCCGAGCAGGCTGTTTAGAGGAGGCTCATGATTTCATTCATAAGAATAGAATCTCTAACATGACCCAAATTTGGAAGGTACTCTTATCTTCTTGCTTGGTTCACAAAAACGTAAAGATGGCAAGGCGTGCTTCTGAGAAATTGCTACAACTTCAGCCACGTGAAGACAGTCCTTACATTCTGTTGTCAAATACTTGTTCAGACAATGACAATTGGGATGAAGCATCGAAAATAAGGGTCTTGATGAAGGAAAGGAAAGTTATGAAACTCCCAGGTCAATCATGGATTTAGTTGAAATATGAAATCCGGAATTCCACATGATTATAAGGAAAAAAATCAGATTATTGAAACAAGCTGCCGTGCAACTGAAGGACACCCACCTTTGAGAATGACATAAATTTGGGAATGCAGGAAGCCGAAGGAAAAGAGAGGAGCAGACACATCTTTGTACAACTTTTAATCACTAGATGTTTCATTTTCTGAGCCTTTACCCAGTTTCCAACCTAATTTCTGGTGCCATATGTTTGATGCGTACTTTACAGTTCGAAGGCTGATGTATTGCTCCTGACACATACAGAGATTACCAGTAAATCAAGCTGGTGATAGTTAAGGAACATGAACTCAAATCTTTTTGGATATTTCTTGGTTTGATATATGGTTGATCATGTCATCATTTATCTTTTTTGAGGTCAAGAACAATAATTTGGTCAGGTATGACTTTGTGAAATACTACTGACGTTTGCCTCAGATTGTCTATCCCGACTTCAATTGGCATTGTGAAATCTAATCAGAGGTAATTGTATTTGAAATAGAATGAAAATCTACCTTATGCTTTCTATTTAAGCTGTTGTGTCTTTATATCCCTGATAGTTGTATTTATGGGATTTTTAACTGGTTAGccggtgcatttgttgatttaTATTAGACTTCACCTCTTCACAATGATATTCAGGAAACATATTTATAAGTCCGCTTTTCCGGGTAATAATATCTCTCAACTTTCTCCGGCTCAATGGAAATTCCATGTTCCAAATTGTATAGGGAAAAATACGACATGACACATGACCGCTTAAAGGAAGGACACATGGAACATAAGATGGAGATTGCCACCGAACATAGTTATTCCGCTTGTCACTGGAAGGAATAATGATCATAAAAGGAGTATTAAATGCTTTGCGCCCGGTAACATTTAATACGGAATATTTTGCAGCATTAAGGATGATGGCCCGTTACAaggaatttgacatttatgtctaatgttacatcttcatcaatgaccctcataattgacattaaagaagggcatgatcctaggacctccttccctagacatagctataaataaagagctcagttatcattgtaaggggAGAAATTTTCTGTCTAACTTATGTTACATTCTTTACACCATTTTAATACAATTTGATTCTGTCGATTTTGATCTTatcattgttgtgcccggaaaccTCGTTCCCGGACTCATTAGCTCTGTTGTTtcatctacattctaaggctaagcatttcatatttcatcaattatttcattactttttggatcaaattaattcacttgtctagaaaccacaaacaaattcaactgtatcgtttttcgagtaaacagtttggtgcccaccgtggggcctagacatccgtgcaattaaattgatcttTGCCTTTTTTTACTAACAAGTTTGATTatttttgtcttagcaaaaatcacaaaagaaatggcagataacactaTTAACGGCACGCGCAACCCTGAAATTCAAGGGGAGCAGCCTCATTTTGAGGATACAATCAGTGACACTCGCAATGAGGAGAACGACGCCACACTGACACATGACGGGTGATACCCTCGACAGGTTCGGGAGAGGACTCttgatgatgctgatgaggagcgTGTGGCGGGTGCAGTGAGGGTCCTGCAAGAGCAACATgcaatcattctaggccatctcacacgACAAGATCAGGTTATGACGGAACTAAAGCATGTGCTATCAGGTGCTTTAAATAATGCAAACAGGCGAGATCCGATTCCTCCCGAGGTTCCCGCAAACCAAACGATGCGGAGAGTCGAAACAACACTCCCAGTGGCGAAGTTGGCTCCGATGGGGCCGAGGGGAGTAGATCCGGCCTCAACAACGATAACGATCCGTTCAAGGAGGAACTTTTGCGGTTCATGAAGAAAGTAAACTCCCGCATGGATCAAATCCCGGGCGCACCGCCAGTATTGAAGGGCCCAAACTCGAAGAAGTATATTCAGTTACCGTACAAGTCGAGTGCGGCCCAGGAACtaatcccgaagcggttcaaaataTCCGAAGTGCcgaagtatgatggaacttcagatcCGCAGGAGCACATTACCACTTATACAACATAAgtgaaaggaaatgatttggCTCCTCACGAAATTAAGTTTGTGTTGCGGAAGAAATTTGGTGAGACTCTCACTAGGGGAACTTTAACGTGGTATTCACTATTGCCCGAGCATTCTATAGATTCCTTCGAGGtgctcgcggattctttcatcaaggctcatgccggTGCCAGAAAGGTGCAggcccgaaaggccgacatattcaggatcgcgCAGAGAGAGTTCGAGTTATTACGAGAGTACGTCACTCGGttccagaaggaaaggatgttaCTACCGGTggtcccggatgaatgggcagctgaagcattcaccaaagatTTAAATCCGAGAAGTTCGGACGCTTCCCGGAAGTTGAAGGAAAGTCTGCTTGAGTTCCAAGCGACGACTTGGGAGGATGTAcacaaccggtacgagtcgaAAATAAGGATCGAAGACGATCAGGCTAGCTTCCCATCGTCAaccaaaggacgggagaagaacaaagaaagaatgaaagaTGATATTGACACATATAGACGGACTTCGAGGGGccgatttttgccctacgagcggACAGAAGGCCGCGGCAGGAGTTTTCGGACAACAGACAAGTTCACCGTTGATAGAAGGACAGATCGTGGCCGGAACAACAGATCGCTGCAGGATAAAGAAATCTGGGGGTCGCGAGATTCTTCTTACCCAaagttatcagagtataacttcaatatCAGTGTAGTAGAGTTGGTGTCGGCCATGAGGAATATCAAAGAGGCACGATTCCCAAGACCTATGAAATCCgatcccagccagagggatcccaatttatggtgtgaataccatggcaCTAACGGCCACCGGACTGGGGACTGCTGACACCTCCGGAAAAAAGTGGCAACACTAttaaagaatggtcacctcagagaattcttgagcgaccgagctaaaaacAATTATGGTCAGAGCAGAGGCGACACTGAAGCCTCGAAAGCAGGAGAAAAACCTCCACGCcaaacgatcaacatgatcttcggagggaaTAAAATTAATGGGGTCATCTTTTCGGAAGCAAAGAAGACAAAAGTAtcgataactcataataaaaggctCCGGGAAGACGATATCGCATTCACGGATGAAGATGCAGACGGATTACTGCCGTCGCACAATGACGCActagtaatttctttaaatgtgttggattttaaaattaaacgtgttttagtggatccaggaagttccgctaatatcatacaatggagagtactggagcaagctaaactcaccggaagcattatcCTGGCAACGAAACTCCTCGCTGGATTCAACCTCGCAAGCGTGACAACTCGGGGAGAAATTTTGCTGCCACAAACGCTGAGGGAGTAATGAAGACAACTCTCTTCAAAGTGGTAGATGGAGACATGAGATATAATATCATCTTGGGAAGACCATGGctgcacgagatgaaagttgtgccttcaacatatcaccaactgTTAAAGTTTCCGACACCCGAtgggatcaaacagataaggggtgATCAACCGGCAGTaaaagagatgaatgcaatttcgatttccagtagcaaaggaaaggaacatGCGGCATAGCAATTACCGTAATTGGCACCTGCCCCCAAGCCAGAGGAAGATAATCCGGGGACAGAAGAGTCGGAATAATAtcaggtaccaaggtattttcaagtACCGAAAGAGACGGACGCGACGAAGTCCACGATAGAAGAACTAGAGCAGGTtgcattgttcgaagaattcctagaaagaaaattccatttgggaacaggactgcacccggagcacatacaacaacaacaacaacaacaacaacccagtaaaatctcactaatggggtctggggagggtagtgtgtacgcaggccttacccctaccccgaaagagtagagatgctgtttccgaaagatcctcggctaaaaaaaaaaacaaaaagacaaaaggacaaaaatgagacaatattagtatcacaacaacaatcatatgaTAAATAAAAACACtatgaaatccagaagaaggatgcaaagcaaagggagacaatattagtaaatattagtatcaccacaacaatcataagaacaATAGGAAcgccatgaaatctagaagaaagatgcaaagaaaaagcgatagctagtaaataggacatgcactgaaaagcgaaatagtaagccacaacattgccactagctatcttagacaaaaaccttacatggctagtcccacaatggtacgaagtaaggcacgactcaagtacctcctaacctacaaccctaatactcgacttccacatcttcctatctagtgtcatgtcctcggaaatctggagtctcgccatatcctgcctgatcacctctccccaatacttcttaggccgccctctacctcttctcgtgccctccacaaccagctgctcacacctccgtaccggagcatctaggcttctcctctgaacatgtccgaaccatctaagcctcgcttcccgcatcttgtcatcaatgggagccacatgcaccttctcccgaatatcatcattcctaatcttatctatcctagtgtgcccgcacatccaccgcaacatcctcatttctgctactttcatcttctggatatgtgagttcttaacgggccaacactcagccccatacatcatggccggtctaaccaccgctttataaaacttacctttgagtatcggtggcactctcttgtcacacaggactccagatgctaacctccacttcatccatcctaccccaatacggtgtgtgacatcctcgtcgatctcccctccccctggataaccgaaccaaggtacttgaagctgcctcttctcgggatgacctgcgaatcaagcctcacatccacaccCACTTCCCCTGGcccagcgctgaacttacactccaggtattccgtcttcgtcctgctcagcttgaaacctttagactcaatagcctgtctccaaacctccagcctctcgttaacaccggctcgcgactcatcaatcagaattatgtcatcggcgaatagcatgcactatggcacatccccttgaatatggtgtgttaacgcgtccatcaccagggcgaataagaacggactgagcgc
This DNA window, taken from Nicotiana tabacum cultivar K326 chromosome 4, ASM71507v2, whole genome shotgun sequence, encodes the following:
- the LOC142180371 gene encoding putative pentatricopeptide repeat-containing protein At3g23330 — protein: MIWKKYVDFTFLNTDSLLKCLSNNANPILIKLRHLQYYAHYSSSPSVPLSQINVEVIHANKIKDGSAQNSSSSNYILYLYTKSYHLASAQKLFDEIPQRDVRTWTILISGFAQYGCYRNALWLFVKMQKEGNVIPNEFTLSSVLKCCSSVSNGLRLGKSIHGWMLAAAVYLDVALENAVLDLYVKCEALDYAKRLFELMGDKNAVSWNIMLAGYLSIGDMEKSIKLFKKMPEKDVSSWNTIIDGLMRRGFEYDALELLCQMTSCGPSFNKVTFSISFALMSSLRNLELGRQLHGKVRRLLIYEDALVRASLIDMYCKCGQMEKASRIFQELHQGAVEVQYSHSVPWSTIISGYIHNGMLKDALEVFCSMVRDQLEVDVFTLSSILSACANSELLELGQQIHGYVQKLGHIWDIFLISAIIDMYAKCGKLNAAWLSFEQTQSRNIVVWTTMINSYAIHGKGAEAVQLFELMLNQRIAPNEVSFVSVLTACSHAGLVKDGCKYFRLMKQVYGINPCVEHFTCMVDLFGRAGCLEEAHDFIHKNRISNMTQIWKVLLSSCLVHKNVKMARRASEKLLQLQPREDSPYILLSNTCSDNDNWDEASKIRVLMKERKVMKLPGQSWI